One window of Vibrio sinaloensis genomic DNA carries:
- a CDS encoding GumC family protein: MNQLKLRLIVILNAAWRQRYVIVVPVLILPFVGLLIGKVAPTTYVSHTSMLIQETAKMNPFLEDIAVSTMLKERLNALSTLLKSRHVLSAVAKEHNLIHDDMSPEDKDYVINKLSSSLTITQPGKDFLQISLSAPRPDGMKQMLESISEHFIEQLLAPERSSIQDSSEFLAIHIEKRRQELDIAENELADFKNRFASVTPEMQSQALGRLASLKQSYAEKKAELAGVERSLGSLDQQLSKTNPVVGKIEDQIIDIRSELTLLKAKYTDQHSLVQGKERELRRLENERKLLLSSDQPDISSDQLWGIATSNQLRDIGDVQPLLVTQLQSLQIVRSRYESLTEETKSLQSMIETLEREANQFGDNAKTMHRLVRNAEIKRQLYDELIQRYEMAQLTGSLGVFEQNKRVKIIDLPYTPSRPANLPLLVFIIAGIVAGLGLGAGVATLIELFDSSVRRRDEIEAITGAPVITHIPNVKPRFTIENQID; this comes from the coding sequence ATGAATCAGTTGAAACTGCGTTTGATCGTGATACTCAATGCCGCATGGCGACAACGCTATGTGATCGTCGTACCTGTGTTGATCCTACCCTTTGTCGGCTTATTGATTGGCAAAGTGGCGCCGACCACTTATGTATCGCATACCTCGATGTTGATTCAGGAAACCGCGAAAATGAACCCATTCCTAGAAGACATCGCGGTATCCACCATGCTCAAAGAGCGCCTCAATGCGCTCAGCACATTGCTAAAAAGTCGCCATGTATTGAGTGCGGTGGCCAAAGAACACAATTTGATTCACGATGATATGTCGCCTGAAGACAAAGACTATGTCATCAATAAGCTCTCCAGCAGTTTAACCATCACTCAACCTGGTAAAGACTTTTTGCAAATCTCGTTATCGGCACCCAGACCCGATGGGATGAAGCAGATGCTAGAGTCGATCAGCGAACATTTTATCGAGCAACTGCTCGCGCCAGAGCGTTCGTCGATCCAAGATTCATCAGAATTTCTAGCGATTCATATAGAGAAACGCCGCCAAGAGTTAGATATCGCGGAAAATGAATTAGCGGATTTCAAAAACCGATTTGCCTCTGTTACCCCCGAAATGCAGTCGCAAGCCCTCGGCCGCTTGGCCTCATTGAAGCAAAGCTATGCTGAGAAGAAAGCGGAACTGGCCGGGGTTGAACGCAGTTTGGGGTCACTCGACCAGCAATTGTCGAAAACCAACCCTGTGGTAGGCAAAATTGAAGACCAAATCATCGATATTCGTAGTGAGTTAACCTTACTTAAAGCCAAATACACCGACCAACACAGCCTAGTTCAAGGTAAAGAGCGCGAGCTTCGTCGTTTAGAGAACGAACGCAAACTGCTGCTCAGTAGTGACCAACCCGATATCAGTAGTGATCAGTTATGGGGAATTGCCACCAGCAACCAACTGCGCGACATTGGCGATGTGCAGCCGTTACTGGTCACTCAATTGCAAAGCTTACAAATTGTTCGCAGCCGCTATGAGTCGTTAACTGAAGAAACCAAAAGCTTACAATCTATGATTGAAACGCTCGAGCGTGAGGCCAATCAATTTGGTGACAACGCCAAAACCATGCATCGCTTGGTGCGGAATGCTGAGATTAAACGTCAGCTCTATGATGAGTTAATTCAGCGCTATGAAATGGCACAGCTTACTGGCTCTTTAGGTGTGTTCGAGCAAAACAAACGAGTAAAGATCATCGACTTGCCTTATACACCTAGTCGGCCCGCCAACCTACCATTGCTGGTATTTATTATTGCCGGGATTGTTGCAGGGCTAGGCTTGGGGGCGGGTGTCGCTACCTTAATTGAACTCTTTGATTCATCCGTGCGTCGCCGCGATGAAATTGAAGCCATTACTGGTGCTCCGGTTATCACTCATATTCCCAATGTCAAACCGCGCTTCACAATTGAAAATCAGATTGACTAG